The DNA window AGCAAGGATGCAGAACTCGTTGCCCTCCGGATCGGCCAGCACGACCCAACTCTCGTCGCCGCGCTGCCCGATGTCGACACGGCGTGCCCCCAGTGCCAGGACCCGGTCCACCTCGGCCTGTTGGTCGTCGGGACGGAAGTCGAGGTGGATGCGGTTCTTGACCACTTTCTCGTCGGGAACTGCGATGAATATCCAGTTCACGCCCGCACCCGGTGGCGCGTGCAACACGACGTCGCCGTCATCGTCGGTGTCGTGCGGCCAGTCCAGCACCTGCGACCACCAGCGGCCCAACGCGGTGGCATCGCGGGCATCGATACAGATCTCGTCGAACTTCAAACTCATCGCTCGACTCCCCCTCGCTCCGGTCCTCGCTCGTTCCTCGCTGCGATCCTCACTCGCGTTCGTCTCAGTGCCACTGCGCCAGCTCCTTTTTCAGCACCTTGCCCATGGCATTGCGCGGCAGGCTATCCACGATCCGCACCTCACGCGGCCGTTTGTGCACCGAAAGCTCCTGTGCGACAAAGTCGATCAGGGCCTGAGGATCGGCATCGCCCACGACGAACGCGACGATGCGCTGGCCGAGATCCTCGTCCGGAACACCTACCACCGCGGCTTCGGTGACACCGGCGTGCCCGAGCAGGGCCGCCTCGATCTCACCGGCACCGACCCGGAAGCCACCGGTCTTGATCAGATCGACCGACTCGCGGCCGACGATCCGGTGCATGCCGTCGGCGTCGATCACCGCGACGTCGCCGGTGTGATACCAGCCTTCGGCGTCCAGCACGTCGGCGGTGGCGTCAGGGCGGTTGAGGTACTCGTCGAACAGCGTCGGTCCCCGGACATTAAGCCGGCCAATGGTTTCGCCGTCGTGCGCGACGTCGGCACCGAACTCGTCGAGCAGCCTCGTTTCGATTCCCGTCACCGGCAGGCCCACCCACCCCGGGCGGCGCTCCCCGTCGGCGCGGGTACTGATGGTGATCAGCGACTCCGTTGATCCGTAGCGTTCGATGGGCGAATGCCCGGTGAGTTCGGCCAGCCGCTCGAACAGAGGCACCGGCAGCGGCGCACTTCCGGACACCAATAGACGCGCGGAGGTCAGTGCCGACGCCGCAGCGGCATTCTCGGCCACCCGTGACCACACCGTCGGAACGGCGAAGTACAACGAGCCGCTGGCCGCGGCATAGGCTTCGGGCTTCGGTTTTCCCGTGTGTACGAATCGATTTCCGATGCGAAGCGACCCGAGCAGGCCCAGCACCAGTCCATGTACGTGATAGAGGGGCAGGCCATGCACCAGGGTGTCCTCGGGCGTCCACTGCCAGGCCTCGGCAAGCGCATCGATGTCCGCGGCGACGGCGCGCCGACTCAGGACCACGCCCTTGGGGGGCCCTGTGGTCCCCGAGGTGTAGATGATCAGCGCCGCCGCGTCGGGATGCGGCTCGGCATAGCGGTGCCACGAGCGTGCGTGCAATCGCACGGGAACGTGTGGCAGCCCGCCCGTGTCCGACGGCTCCTCCCCCAGCCACGCCTGGGCGCCGGAGTCGGTGAGGATGTGTGCGCGTTCGGCGGCGCCGACGTCGGCGGGCACCGGGACGACAGGCACGCCGGCGATCAGGCAGCCCGTCACCGCCAGCACCGTGGTGGCAGTCGGTGTCGCGAGCACCGCCACGCGTTGCGCGCCCGCCACCCGCTCGGCGACGGAGGTGGCGGCGCCGACCAGATCGCTACGGCTCAGCACCGCTCCGTCGATGCGCACCGCATCGCCGATGTCGGCGCCGGCCGCCACTGCCGCGGGGTTCAAAGAGGACAGCAGCACGACCGTGAGGATACTGGCCTGGTGGATTGGATCGAGACAGTTGGCTCGCGAGAGATCTACCGGAACAACTGGCTCGCGCTGCGCGAAGACGATATCCGGCGGCCCGACGGCAGCGACGGCATCTACGCGGTCCTCGACAAGCCGACATATGCGCTGGTGATCGCGCAGGACGGCGATCGTTTCCACCTGGTCGAACAGTTCCGCTATCCGTTGGGTCTGCGACGATGGGAGTTTCCCCAGGGCACCGCGCCGGACCTCAAGAACCTCGAGCCGATCGACCTCGCCGAGCGGGAACTGCGTGAGGAGACGGGCTTGCGGGCGGAGACGATGACACTGCTCGGTCAGCTCGACGTGGCGCCCGGCATGAGCAGCCAGCGCGGCTGGGTGTTCCTCGCAACCGGTATCACCGAGGGCGAACACGATCGCGAGCATGAGGAACAGGACATGCACAGCGCATGGTTCAGCAGAGCCGAGGTCGAGCAGATGATGCGCGACGGAGAGATCACCGACGCCCAGTCCATCGCGGCGTTTGCGCTGTTGCTGTTGTCCGAACGTTGACGACCCGATGAGTGTTGAACCGCCTCACGGTCTACCTCGTTGTAAGGACTGAGTGGACAGATCGGCACGGGAGGAGTGATCGCGATGACCATGATTTCTTCGATGGCATTTGGAATGATCGCGATGGTGCCCGTCCTGTTCGCCAGCGCCGGCTACGTCCTCGTCTCATCTGAGGGCACCGACGAACATAAGGGGCCCCCCACCCGTCGAGACTGCTGACAGATCGCTTTCGTCGATGAAATTTCGATCTCTCAGCAGTTTCGGCGGAGCCGCGACCTCGACCGACTAACGCCTGCGCTCGGCCAACGCGCGCAGGAAGAACGTCAGGTTGGCGGGCCGCTCGGCCAGTCGACGCACAAAATACCCGTACCACTGCGTGCCGAACGGCACATAGACGCGGACATGGTTGCCGTCGGCGGCCAGCCTGCGCTGCTCGGCCTCGCGGATTCCGTAGAGCATCTGGTACTCGAAATCGTCCACGCCCCTATCGAGCTCACGGACTAGAGCCGGCACCGCCTCGATGATCTCGGGATCATGCGAGGCGACCATCGGATAGCCGTCGCCCGCCATCAGCGCCCGCAGGCACCGAAGATAGGACGCGGTGACGTCCTCACGATCTCGGTAGGCCACCGATGCGGGCTCGTCGTAGGCGCCCTTGCACAGTCGGATTCGCGCGCCCGATGCGGCGAACTCTGTGCAGTCGGCTTCGGTACGCCGCAGATAGGCCTGCAGAACCGTGCCCAGCCACCCGAACTCGGTACGCAGATCACGCACGATGGACAGCGTCGAGTCGGTCGTCGTGTGATCCTCGGCGTCCACGGTCACCCACGCCCCGGCGCGTTGCGCGCGCTCGCAGATGGTGTGGGCGTTCTCCAACGCGATCTTCTCGCCGTCGCGGGGCAGCGCCTGCCCCAGCGCCGACAGCTTCAGCGACACCTCCAGCGGTCGCACGGCGGCCGCGGGCTCCCCGCGCGTATCCAGCGCGTCGAGCAAGGCCAGATAGGCGTCGACCGTGGCGTTCGCCGCATCCATGTCGGTGACGTCTTCGCCGAGATAGTCGATCGATACGAGACGGTCCGAATTCCTCAACTGCCCAACCGATTCCAGTACGTC is part of the Mycolicibacterium tusciae JS617 genome and encodes:
- a CDS encoding VOC family protein → MSLKFDEICIDARDATALGRWWSQVLDWPHDTDDDGDVVLHAPPGAGVNWIFIAVPDEKVVKNRIHLDFRPDDQQAEVDRVLALGARRVDIGQRGDESWVVLADPEGNEFCILAATDD
- a CDS encoding acyl-CoA synthetase, which gives rise to MLLSSLNPAAVAAGADIGDAVRIDGAVLSRSDLVGAATSVAERVAGAQRVAVLATPTATTVLAVTGCLIAGVPVVPVPADVGAAERAHILTDSGAQAWLGEEPSDTGGLPHVPVRLHARSWHRYAEPHPDAAALIIYTSGTTGPPKGVVLSRRAVAADIDALAEAWQWTPEDTLVHGLPLYHVHGLVLGLLGSLRIGNRFVHTGKPKPEAYAAASGSLYFAVPTVWSRVAENAAAASALTSARLLVSGSAPLPVPLFERLAELTGHSPIERYGSTESLITISTRADGERRPGWVGLPVTGIETRLLDEFGADVAHDGETIGRLNVRGPTLFDEYLNRPDATADVLDAEGWYHTGDVAVIDADGMHRIVGRESVDLIKTGGFRVGAGEIEAALLGHAGVTEAAVVGVPDEDLGQRIVAFVVGDADPQALIDFVAQELSVHKRPREVRIVDSLPRNAMGKVLKKELAQWH
- a CDS encoding NUDIX domain-containing protein, translating into MDWIETVGSREIYRNNWLALREDDIRRPDGSDGIYAVLDKPTYALVIAQDGDRFHLVEQFRYPLGLRRWEFPQGTAPDLKNLEPIDLAERELREETGLRAETMTLLGQLDVAPGMSSQRGWVFLATGITEGEHDREHEEQDMHSAWFSRAEVEQMMRDGEITDAQSIAAFALLLLSER
- a CDS encoding proline dehydrogenase family protein → MAASRSGGLRRTAERLPVTRHVVHRFVPGETVADVLESVGQLRNSDRLVSIDYLGEDVTDMDAANATVDAYLALLDALDTRGEPAAAVRPLEVSLKLSALGQALPRDGEKIALENAHTICERAQRAGAWVTVDAEDHTTTDSTLSIVRDLRTEFGWLGTVLQAYLRRTEADCTEFAASGARIRLCKGAYDEPASVAYRDREDVTASYLRCLRALMAGDGYPMVASHDPEIIEAVPALVRELDRGVDDFEYQMLYGIREAEQRRLAADGNHVRVYVPFGTQWYGYFVRRLAERPANLTFFLRALAERRR